GGCGCAAAATTCGACGGCGTTGGCATTTGGATAGAATCGGCTGGTTTGCGGAAAACTGCAAGATCGGACGGATTTGGGTTGACCCATTGATTCATTCTTATGAATGATTCGAGAGCGGACCCTCCGAGCGCGCCAGAAGCTGGTCGGCAAGTTGCCAATCACCGGCGAGTTGCTGCGCGGCTCGCTGCTGGAACGCACCATCCGCCCAAAGGATGCCCGAAATGCGCGCGTGGCGAAGGGCATCAGGTGTTTGTCTTGACGGTGACCTACCCGGGAGGACGTACGCGCCAGTTCAGCGTGCGGCGCGAGCGGGTTGCCGAGGTGCGCCGCTGGCTGAGCAATTATCAGGACCTGAAGGAGGCGATCGAGACCGTTTGCGAGCTCAATCATGATCTGCTGCGTCCGGACCAGGCCGCATCGAAGAGGCGGAGGAAGCGGCATGATTGAGATGCGGCGGGCGCAGCTCAGCTTCGGCGACGGGCTGATCGCCGAGGAAGTGAGCGATCTTCGCGAAGACTGGATGAAACATGCCGACGCGCTGCTCGCGGATGAGGACATCGTCGCAGCCATGTATGAGGCTCTGGCCAGACGACATGCCAAGAGCCGCAGCCGCGGCCGGCGCGGTGCCTCAGCCGAGGTGGTGTTGCGGCTACTGATCCTCAAGCACATCCGCAACTGGAGCTACCAAGTGCTCGAGCGCGAAGTGTGCGCCAATTGTGTACCGCGACTTCACGCGCGTCGGCGCCGGCAAGACACCTGATGCAAAGAAGATGGGACGTTGGGGGGTGGCGGTGGGGCCCGAAGTGGTCAAGCAGATTCACCAAAGGCTTGTGAAGCTGGCTCAGGCCAACGGGTTGGCGGCGGGGCGCAGAATGCGCGTGGACACCACCGTGGTGGAGACCAACGTGCACTATCCGACGGATTCCAGCTTGTTGGGCGACGGCGTGCGGGTTCTGATCCGCACCATGAAAAGGATCGGCAAGGTCGCCGGAGAGACTGGCGCCAAGCTGTGCGACCGCGGACGCAGCGTGAAGCTGCGGGTCCTGGACATCGCCCGGGCGGCGCGTTCCAGAGCCAAGCAGAGCCGAGAAAGGCTCAATCGAGCCTATGGCCAGCTACTCAATGCGACAAGTCGAGTGGTTGGACAGGCGAAGCGGTTCTCCAAAGAAATTGTTGGAGGAACGAAGCGCGCGAGGGGCGTTCCGCAGCAATTGGTGCTCGAAGGCCTGCGCCAAGAGCTCGACGCGATGGTGCCGCTGGTCAAGCAAGTGATGAAGCAGACGAGAGCGCGTATCTTCCGTGGCGACACACACGCCGAAGGCAAGCTCCTCAGCGTGTTCGAGCCATCGACGGAGATCATTCGCAAGGGCAAGGCCGGCAAGCCGAACGAGTTCGGCAAGATGGTGAAGTTGCAGGAGGCCGAGGACCAGATCGTGATTGATTACGAGGTCTATGATCGGCGTCCGAACGATTCGGACCTGCTGATTGCCGCCATCGAGACGCATCGAGCAATGCTGGGGCGTCCGCCGCACATGGTGGCAGCGGATGCCGCATTCTACTCCGCCAAGAACGAGGCAGCAGCGAAGGCCCAGGGCGTAAAACGCGTCTGCATTCCCAACCGCTCGACCAAGAGTCCCGAGCGCAAGCGTGAGCAAAGGAAACCCTGGTTCCGCAATGGCCAGAAGTGGCGGACCGGCTGCGAGGGACGCATCAGCGTCTCCAAGCGGCGGCACGGTCTCAACCGCTGCCGATACAAGGGCGACGCCGGAATGAAGCGTTGGGTCGGGCTCGGCGTGATCGCCGACAACATCATCAACGTCGGCCGTGCCATGGAAAAGCGGGCAGCGTCCTAAGCGCCGGCTCCTCAACCAATCAGGCTCTCAAATATCCCCTGCCGGCAGTCCCGGCGGGTCTTGCTTTGCGCACCTCATCGGCCACAATCCCGAAATCGCTAATTTTGCGCCGGAAAGTAGATCCTATGCAGGCGCGACGGACAGGAGGGTTGTGTTACCGCTTCGGTTTCTACCTTCCCACCAGGTGTGCATAGGAGAGACGCTGATGGAAGCCCGGACAGTGAACAACCTGCCGCCCGCCGCAACCCATGATGACGCCGTACGCTGTCTTCTTGCAATCGAATTAAGCAAGAAAAGTTGGATTGTTGCCGTCAACACGCCCTTGTCGGACAAGGTCAGTCGCCACACGTTGAAGCCCTGCGATGGGAAGGAGCTGTTGGATCTGTGTGAGCGAATCCGGACGCGAGTTGCCAGAGAAACAAAGCAGCGCGTGGAAATCGTTTCTTGCTACGAAGCTGGCTACGACGGCTTCTGGCTCCACCGTCTGCTCCAAGCACATGACATCCGCAACCACGTCATCGATCCGGCAAGTCTGCAGGTTGATCGTCGAGCGCGTCGCGCGAAGACTGACCACGTCGATGTCGAGCGATTGCTCCGATCACTGATGGCGTATCTGCGGGGTGAGCCGAAGGTTTGGAGCGTTGTGCGCGTGCCAAGTGTCGCCGAAGAGGACGACCGTCGGCTCCATCGTGAGCGTGGTCGGTTGATTAACGAACGTATCCAACATGTCAACCGGATCAAGGGACTGCTCGCGATCCATGGCACCTATGAGTACCAACCGCTGCGCCGCGATCGGATGCAGCAGCTGGAAAGGTTGCGCACCGCTGATGGTCGATCGTTGCCGCCGCGGCTCATGGCGGAAATCCAGCGCGAACTGCAGCGGTTGGAGCTTGTCATCGGAATGATCAAAACGATCGAGGCGGAGCGCGATGCCATTGCATCGGCCAAGACTGAGGCGGAGCATACGAGCGCAAAGAAGATCCAGGATCTGGCCATAATTAAGTGCATCGGCCCCGAATTTGCGAACACACTTGTCGGCGAAGTGTTCTACCGCTCATTTGACAATCGCAAACAATTGGCGAGCTATGTCGGTCTGACGCCAGCGCATTTCCAGAGCGGTGCGACGTGCCGTGATCAGGGGATCAGCAAGGCTGGCAACGCCAAGGCTCGCACGGTCATGATTGAGCTCGCCTGGCTGTGGTTGCGGCATCAGCCTGACAGCCCCTTGAGTATCTGGTTCCGCGATCGTGTTGGCAAACTCAAGGGCCGCATCCGGCGGATTACGATTGTCGCCGTCGCACGCAAGCTGCTGATTGCGCTCTGGCGCTATCTCGAGACAGGTCTGGTGCCTGAAGGCGCCGCTCTGAAGGTGTGACTAGATGAGCTGAAAGAGGACGAAAGGAACATTACCGATTCCAAGGCGGTGTGTGACCGGTTGCCTAGCCTGGCTGCAATACGCCGCAAAGTAGAATGGTCCCATCCTCCTTGGAGCCCTGTGCCCTCGCACTGTTGCATGAGGGACCTTGGTACGGGTTCGTCCCGACCGGATATAAGTTGATGCGGTGAGCGCCGCATAGCGAAAGGGCTCCGCCTTGGGTCAATTGAACAAACGTCATCGGAACGTCAAAACGGAGGAAAGGATCAACAGAAACGCAGCTACGTTTGCAGCGTAATGGCCGGGGACGCCAATCGTAGCTCGGCGCGCGCTTTCGCCGTCAACCCCTCGCGCCTTCCGGCGCGACCCTCCGGGCTCCGAGGGTTGACCGCTCAGCGCGGCCAAGCAAAGGGGCCTGCCGTGCCCATCAATGCAGAACCGCGCTCGCACGAGCCCGCTCTTGAAACGTAAGAAGAGAAGAAAATGTTGATCGCGAAAAAAACTTCTTGACACGGCAAGGCCTCCGAGGCCCTGCGAGCACCGCGAATTGTTGCCATGGGCCAAGGCCCCGGAGCACGGTTAATAGATTTCGACGACAGGGGTCTCTCCCGCCGCCAGACGGTTATGGAGGGAGATTCATGGAAATACTGTATCCGCGCTGTGCAGGGTTGGATGTGCACAAAGACATGGTGATGGCGCGTGTGCGTTGCGTGAGCGAGCCGGCGGTGGATGAAACGCGCAGCTTTGCCACGACGACAGGGGCCTTGATCGAACTTCAGGAGTGGCTGAGCTCGCACGCCGTCACCCACGTGGGGCCAGGCCCGAGCTTGAGGGCATGGAACATGCCGCGCTTCTCGCGATCTTCTGTAGGCTTTCTCTCCCTGCGGATGCTGCCGGTCGCCATCAGTGCAGAGTATGAAATAGGCACCAACTGCGAAGATCCATTTTCAGCGTTTTGCAGCTCAGCCGGCAGCCGCCGCTCCGAACCCAGCTCGGTGCGGTCTCGCTGCGGACCCCGAACGGGCCTCCGTAATCCCGCGCCGTCAGCAATAGAATACGGTCCCAGAGTCCCTGCAGCATTTCCACGCTTTCGGGCTGACATTTGCAGCTATCCCGCGTATCGCTGCTCTTAGTATGCATCGGCGTCGAGCGAGGATAGCTTGAAGGATTTTAAGACGCTGGACACTATACGCCGGATAGGGCAATTGACCTGCGAAGCCCTAGCTCGCTCGAGGCTCGATCGCATCGGGAAAAGCAGACCCGCCCTGATGCGCACAAAGCTTTAACAGGGAGGATTACCAGCTTTCTGACGCGACCCTCCTAAGCCACACTCGCGGATCTTTACGAATTCGCAGGCAAAAGAATGGCCGGTCATGGGTACAGAACCGAGCAGGACGAATCGGGCAAGCAAGGCGATCTAAGCCATGTTAGGAGGGAAGGGATGAACGAGTTTCCTGATTGCGTCGAATGGTGGATCGCTACCTGGCACGCCATCTCAGCGCCGAACGCACATGCAAGGCGTGGGGTCGCCCCGCTGGCTGAGACGATCCGCAAGGTCGAGAGCATGCGTGGGACTCTTCGTTTCGAGGACGAGCCAGCAAGCTTCAACGCAGCGCTCATCGAGGCGAAAGGGAAGGCGCAATGAGCAACCTGGCCGAACTTACCTTGACCGAGGCCGCAGACGCCATCCGTGCGGGCAATGTCTCTTCGCTCGAACTCCTTGACGCTTGCTTCGCTCACATCCGCGCGCGGAAAGAACTCAATGCCGTTATCTGGCTTGACTACGAAGATGCTCGCCAGTCTGCGCTCAGGGCCGACCAGGCAACAAAGAAAGGTGGCAAGCTCGGCCTCCTGCATGGGATCCCTATGGCGCACAAAGACATGTTTTATCGAAAGGGTAAGCCTTGCACCTGCGGCTCGCGCATCCGTAAAAACTTTGTGCCCGAGGTGACGGCGACTGTGCTTGCCCGTATGGATGCGGCGGGTGCCTACAGCTTCGGTGGGCTCAACATGGCTGAATTCGCTTGGAATGGAACCGGACACAATAAGGAATTCGGGAACTGTCACAACCCTTGGAATCTGCCCTATGTCGCAGGCGGTTCTTCCTCGGGCTCAGGTGCGGCGGTGGCTGCGTGCATGACTTATGCGGCTCTTGGATCCGACACCGGTGGTTCAATCCGGCTTCCGGCCGCCGCCTGCGGCATCACGGGCATCAAGCCGACCCAGACGCGGGTCAGCCGCGCCGGCGTGATGCCGCTCTCCTTCTCGCTCGATAATGTGGGGCCCCTTGCGCGCACCGCCCGAGATTGCGCTCGCATTCTGTCGGTGATCGCAGGGCATGATCCATTGGACCCAACCAGCGCGACTGAGGATGTGCCCCACTATGAGGAGGCACTTAACGGCAAGCTCGACGGCCTCAAGATCGGTGTCCCGACGACGTATTTCCTGGACGACGCGGATCAGCCGGTGGGCCTCGCATTTGACGAGGCAGTCCGGATGCTGGCCAAGCTTGGCGTCAAGGTCGAGCGCATCCCAGTGCCCTTGATCGACGACATATTGGCCTATGCCTTGATCCTGTGCCGAGTCGAATCGGCCACCAGCCATGCCGAATGGATGCGCAAGCGCCCGCAGGATTACACTCAGGATGTCTCATGGCTTTATGGGGGCTATGCTATTCCTGCAACCTACTATTTGGAGGCCTTGTCCCGGCGCGGACCGCTCCTGAAGGAGTTTGCAAAAGAGGTGTTCGGCCGCGTCGACATGCTTGCGACGCCTACCATCCCTTCCTGCGTCCCGACTTTGGCGGAGACTGACGTGGAGGGGCAGGCAGTCGACGCCGAAGCCAAATCGAGGGCGCTTTCGGCCAACACCATCGTCTTCAATTACTTAGGCCTTCCGACAATTAGCGTGAATTGCGGCTTCGATCCAAACGGGCTGCCGATCGGCCTCTCCTTTACCGGCCGCCCATTCGCAGAGGTAGACATTCTCAAGTTAGCTGACGCCTATCAACAGGAAACCGACTGGCATAAGTGTCGCCCGCCATTGCTGGCTTAGGTTATGAAGAGGGATCTTGGTCACATGTCGGGAAGAAGCGGCGCGTGACTATGCGGGGACCGTCGAAGCAAAAGCAGAACTCGCCGAGGCCGAGCGGAGGCTTCGGTTAACAGCGACTTCACTGCTGCCGGACGATGCCGGTAATTGGTCTTGCGGGCTCCATCCATCAAGATCAAGATCGCGCCGCAGCTGGGACCATGCGGCCAACACCCACGCCGCTTTGCTCCGCATGGCCGCTGGCGCACGCTGACCTTCTCGGTGCCTTGCGCTGCAACCAGCTCACGGCGCCTTGCGTTTTCGGATCAACGGCCAATGCTTCCGGGCTTACGTCGAGCAGCAACTCGTCCCCGTCCTCGTGCCCGTGACATCGTCGTCATGGACAATCTCGGAGCCGCTATCGCGCAGATGATCCGCGCGGCCGGAGCCAGGCTTTGGTTCCCGCCGCCCTACTCACCCGACCTCAACCCCCATCGAGCAGGCCTTCGCCAAGATCAAGCACTGGATGCGCCTCCCGCAGAAGCGAAAGCTGCGCGATGATCGGCGGCGTTGTGGGGCCGATATTGTCCTTATCATCTCGCAGACCCTACCGAAGCACCTCAAGCATTTCGATCTTCTCGACGGCGTATTGGTTGGCCACCCGCGCTATGCTCTCACTGTTGCTGTGGCGCTCCGTCAGACCCTCATCGAGGCCAGTGGATCTCGCCTGGCGCAGCAGGGACAACAAACCAAGATGGACCAGATCTACCAATATCTAACCGGCATGAAGTTTCGGGAGGGTGGAAGCTGTTGTCGAGAAATTCAATGATATGCGCGAGGACCTCGACAAAGTGCGAAAATTCATAAATCGGCAACGGGCAAAGGCGAAGCTCAAATCGTCGCAGTCGTCGACTCTACAGTTGGTATGGTGGGAGACTACAGGCAATCGCTGGTAAGCAATGCCCGAGATTTCAAGTCTCGATTTTCCCTCGCTAGAAGATTCGAGCGAGGCGGATCGGTCGGCCAGCTGAAGTCAGCGCTTAGAAGCATGTCGAGGCCGCCAGACGCGCAGCCATCTTTCGCACTCTTGTAACGAATTACTTCTATTTGCAGCTGTAACTTCGCTTGCCAACTTATTTTGGGCACTTAAGCAAGATGACATCCAATGCGGCGTCTGAAGTTGGTGCCCCGCGACATTGAAGCACAATTTGATTTTCGAAATCGGCTCGATCTGGAGTAACCCTCCGGTGAGGCTTTCAATTACCCACAAATTCTCCTCCGACCATGGCGCCCAGCGCGATGTCGGTGAGGCGTGACCGCCCGCGCCACATGACGGTATTGCCGGGCGGCGGATCGCTGGCGCGGGCGAGATAACCGCCGAGCCGGGCGATCTTGATCAGATAGTGCGAAAGCGTTTTCTGTCTTGCTTTTGATTTGTCGTTGACGAGGCGATCGAGCACGCCGAGTTCAGTCGCAGTCAACGCGAGGGTTGGTGGCGCGTCTGGGGCGGAACGGTTGAGCATCGTCATCCGGAAGACCCGCCAACTCAGGATGCAAAAGAGCGAGATCAGATTGGTCAGACGCTGGGCGGTCCTGAGCTTCGACGTGCGGGAACCAACAGGCAGGTCGGTGATCAGCCTCCAATCGATCTTCTTTCTGTTTTTCGGCGTCCCGCGCTCTTCGGCATGGATCACCGTCAGGGTCAGAGCGGGATAGCGCTTCTGCTTTCCGATCGGCGGCAGGACGCGAATCTTGCGATACCTGATCTCAAGAACGGCCTGGTCGGGATCGCCGTTGCTGTCTCTGACTTCGATGCGATGGAGCCCTTTGACGGCGACCTCGTCCATTTCGTCGGCGATCGTGTGATCCCCGTCTCCAGCCAAGCGGTCGACGCAGGTCCTGATCAGGAAATGGGTTCCGATCTCCTGTGCTGCAGAAGAGCTCGTAGATGTCACTCTCGCGATCACCAATATGGATGCATCGTCCCGGATGATCCAAGAGTTGCGTAGACTGCTTGAGATTTTCCAACCACCGGACGCTTTCCTTTTTCTCGATGGGAATCCGGGTCGGATTGATCTTCTTTTTAAGCGCCGCCGTCCCCTTGAATTTCTTCCGGGTCCAGAACTTAACGGCCGCCAACCCCAGCGGCACGCCCTCGATTGTAACCGCGAGGCTCGAATGCATCAGGATGCCGCAAACCGTGTGCGATCTGAGGCGACCCGCCTTGTCCCGTCCACTGTTTATGCTCTTGGTGATGCCGATCGCTTCTGACTTCCCGCGTTGATAGCTGAACTCGGTTGTATCATGCAGCACAAGAACGAGACCTTCAGTGGCGGCGGCACGATCACGTGTCGATTGGAAATGGCCGGCCAGAATGTCCGCTTCGTTGACCCGGTCATTAGAGAAGAAGCGGTAGGCTGCCTTGGTATTCGCCCAATCCTGGCAGACGAGCGGAATGCTTTGTCCCCTGGCGCTTCCAATCTGCGTGAGCAGTTTGCGGAATCTGTCGCCGAGCCGCGCGTCCCTAAACTTGCATCCACTACTCTCTCGATCAATCCAACATTCACCTTCCAAGGACCGCAAACAGCCTTTTGCCGATCGATCCGTTAATGTCAGCCCCATAGAGCACCCCTTGCGAATCAGGTGCTCAGAAAGGAATCACAAGTGATTCTTTCGATTCAAGATTTCGCCGATCAGCGGATCAGCCCGAGTGGTCAAAGTTATGGGTAATTGAAAGCTCCCGAATGCTTACGATATGGAGAAGATGGGCCCCTCACATTCATACTCCAGGGAGTATCCTCGCTGACAACTTCGTCAGAGGTTGTCAATCGGGCTCATGTGGGGAGATGGGCGCGAGGCAACGATCAATGTCTCGGCAAAAGGCCCGGCATCCGATAAGAACGAGGTTCGGTATCTCTCTCAGAAATTTATTGAGAGATTATGCGCTGACAATGCAGCCAGTGGAGAACTCACTAGAGAAATTGAAGCTTTTATTTCTCGTATCTAAGTCCAATGGAAACTCTAAATGCCTCGAACTTTCATGACTTGCGCGAGAAGCGTACAGCGGGAATCATTGCCGAACAACGCAGATTGCAGAGCTATCCCCGAAAGTTGGTGACGGAGGGAATCGGAAAGGCGGCATATCGTGGGGGTGCTTGACGCCTCCACTTCTCCACCGAAGGAGCGATATGCCGTGTCCAAAGATAACATTATCAAACGGCGGGGCCGGTCAGACGGCGGCGATTATGGGCTGACGGTCGGTCGGCTTGGCGATGACCTCGAACCCGTCGTTGAATGTCACACCAAGAACGATTTTTGGCAACTGGTTGCGGCCATCGAGACGGCGCCAGCTTTTCTGTGCGCCCTCGACCAATTTGAAGACCATGGCGATCGCGGTCCCGTTCGACAGAGAACCCTTCGATCAGATGGTGCGGTGGCGCACGATGGCGAAGGTGCTTTCGATGGGGTTGGTAACTGGTATGAGATGCTCGGTGCCGACGTTCCGCTGCGACATTCTGACATCGTGGCGTATGGTGCGAGCATCGGGACAGAGGCACCGGGAGCACGAAGTGCGGGCAGGCCGATGCATTCGATGAGCCGAGAGCTCGAGTTAGTAGCTGGCCGCCTCTGCGACTCGCCCGGTTGCGCCGTGAGCGCGAATCCGTAGTTGTCGTGTTGCCCGCAGCTTCCGTCATGTATCACAGGAGGCGCGAATGCGACGGGTGATTGGCATTGACGTCCACCGAACCTTGGTAGTTTGGGAGAGCGGCAGGCTCCGACATGCGGGCCGCATTGATATGACGCGGACTGCGCTGGAGGGATTTGGCAAGACCCTGCTGGCCAGCGATGAGGTTGTGCTCGAACCGACCGGCAACAGCATGGCAGTGTCACGAGTGCTGGCGCCATTCGTGGCGCGAGTGATTATCGCCAATCCGTTGCTGGTGAAGGCAATCGCCCAGGCTCACGTCAAGACAGACAAGATCGATGCCGGCACGCTCGCCAGTCTGCAGGCGACGGGATACCTCCCGCAGATCTGGACACCTGACGCGGAGACCGAACGCAAGCGCAGACTGGTAGCGCGGCGCTACCAAATCGTGCGGCATCGCACGCGGCTCAAGCACGAGGTGCATTCGATCCTGCACGCACACTTGGTCCCGAAGTGCCCACATGCGGATCTTTTCAACGCCCGCGGCCGGGCATGGTTGGCCGCTCAACAGTTGCCGGACGATGCGGAGCGGCCATCGATCGGCACGTCCGCGAGCTTAATCGGCTGGCAGAAGATCTGGCCCTGCTCGATCGCGAGATCGCACAGGTCGCAATCGATGATCCCGCGGCCAACAGATTGATGACCATCACCGGCGTGAACCTGGCGGTCGCCGCCGGCATCGTGGCGGCGATCGGCGACATCAGCCGGTTCAACGGCCCGCAGAAGCTGGTGAGCTATTTTGGGCTGAACCCGCGGGTGCGGCAGTCAGGTGCGCGTTTCGCGGGATCGTGAGCAAGGTTTTCGGAGCCTTGCAGCGCTTCGGCCGACAACTCAACCGGCTTAGGGATGACCTCGTGGTTAACGAGGAAGCCCAATGCCTACCCAGAGATTGTCGATGCGCCGGATCAAGGAAGTCCTTCGGTTAAAACATTTTCAAGGCCTGCCAGAGCGGGCCATTGCGCGCAGCGTGGGCGTCAGCAACGGCGTTGTGCACAGCTACCTGAGCCGCGTCCGCTCTGCTAGGTTGAGCTGGCCGCTTCCGGAGGGAATGACGGATGAAGACCTGGAGCTTTTGCTTTTCCCGGCCCCACGACCAGCGTCTCAGAGCCCGCAGCGGCCGGTGCCCGACTGGAGCTACATCGATAAGGAGCTCCGCCGACGCAACGTAACCCGTCGCCTGCTCTGGGAGGAGTATCGCGCCGTCAATCCCGACGGTTTCG
This genomic interval from Bradyrhizobium sp. CB82 contains the following:
- a CDS encoding DUF6788 family protein, giving the protein MNDSRADPPSAPEAGRQVANHRRVAARLAAGTHHPPKGCPKCARGEGHQVFVLTVTYPGGRTRQFSVRRERVAEVRRWLSNYQDLKEAIETVCELNHDLLRPDQAASKRRRKRHD
- a CDS encoding IS110 family transposase, with the protein product MEARTVNNLPPAATHDDAVRCLLAIELSKKSWIVAVNTPLSDKVSRHTLKPCDGKELLDLCERIRTRVARETKQRVEIVSCYEAGYDGFWLHRLLQAHDIRNHVIDPASLQVDRRARRAKTDHVDVERLLRSLMAYLRGEPKVWSVVRVPSVAEEDDRRLHRERGRLINERIQHVNRIKGLLAIHGTYEYQPLRRDRMQQLERLRTADGRSLPPRLMAEIQRELQRLELVIGMIKTIEAERDAIASAKTEAEHTSAKKIQDLAIIKCIGPEFANTLVGEVFYRSFDNRKQLASYVGLTPAHFQSGATCRDQGISKAGNAKARTVMIELAWLWLRHQPDSPLSIWFRDRVGKLKGRIRRITIVAVARKLLIALWRYLETGLVPEGAALKV
- a CDS encoding amidase produces the protein MSNLAELTLTEAADAIRAGNVSSLELLDACFAHIRARKELNAVIWLDYEDARQSALRADQATKKGGKLGLLHGIPMAHKDMFYRKGKPCTCGSRIRKNFVPEVTATVLARMDAAGAYSFGGLNMAEFAWNGTGHNKEFGNCHNPWNLPYVAGGSSSGSGAAVAACMTYAALGSDTGGSIRLPAAACGITGIKPTQTRVSRAGVMPLSFSLDNVGPLARTARDCARILSVIAGHDPLDPTSATEDVPHYEEALNGKLDGLKIGVPTTYFLDDADQPVGLAFDEAVRMLAKLGVKVERIPVPLIDDILAYALILCRVESATSHAEWMRKRPQDYTQDVSWLYGGYAIPATYYLEALSRRGPLLKEFAKEVFGRVDMLATPTIPSCVPTLAETDVEGQAVDAEAKSRALSANTIVFNYLGLPTISVNCGFDPNGLPIGLSFTGRPFAEVDILKLADAYQQETDWHKCRPPLLA
- a CDS encoding DUF2130 domain-containing protein; translated protein: MSQTLPKHLKHFDLLDGVLVGHPRYALTVAVALRQTLIEASGSRLAQQGQQTKMDQIYQYLTGMKFREGGSCCREIQ
- a CDS encoding transposase DNA-binding-containing protein; the encoded protein is MGLTLTDRSAKGCLRSLEGECWIDRESSGCKFRDARLGDRFRKLLTQIGSARGQSIPLVCQDWANTKAAYRFFSNDRVNEADILAGHFQSTRDRAAATEGLVLVLHDTTEFSYQRGKSEAIGITKSINSGRDKAGRLRSHTVCGILMHSSLAVTIEGVPLGLAAVKFWTRKKFKGTAALKKKINPTRIPIEKKESVRWLENLKQSTQLLDHPGRCIHIGDRESDIYELFCSTGDRNPFPDQDLRRPLGWRRGSHDRRRNGRGRRQRAPSHRSQRQQRRSRPGRS
- a CDS encoding transposase yields the protein MRRVIGIDVHRTLVVWESGRLRHAGRIDMTRTALEGFGKTLLASDEVVLEPTGNSMAVSRVLAPFVARVIIANPLLVKAIAQAHVKTDKIDAGTLASLQATGYLPQIWTPDAETERKRRLVARRYQIVRHRTRLKHEVHSILHAHLVPKCPHADLFNARGRAWLAAQQLPDDAERPSIGTSASLIGWQKIWPCSIARSHRSQSMIPRPTD
- a CDS encoding transposase, whose protein sequence is MTITGVNLAVAAGIVAAIGDISRFNGPQKLVSYFGLNPRVRQSGARFAGS